In the Topomyia yanbarensis strain Yona2022 chromosome 3, ASM3024719v1, whole genome shotgun sequence genome, one interval contains:
- the LOC131689004 gene encoding Y-box factor homolog: MADQQAVSAPEQQPQQPPSQQQQVPQQQQPEQQTPPNNKSTAAAAASVPQQQKEIIATKVTGVVKWFNVKSGYGFINRGDTQEDVFVHQSAIARNNPKKAVRSVGDGEVVEFDVVIGEKGNEAANVTGPQGEAVKGSPYAAEKRRGYRQWWQKRGQRRPGPPRSNEDQNGDGQLEGQQPPPQQQQQQQQQPQQQQMKHQPPPPQQRRFPPRGRGGYSSYYRGPPLRGPRRDGPPMNDNGMMDQNQMDDGQNGHRQSGRGGQRRFFRRNYRNGGRAMGGPGGPPRRGGYRADYQNDYQQNGPEQPRRMPPGRGGGRPRYPRRGPRNSQRPRSDGGAGGSNSAVQNTTTESSA; the protein is encoded by the coding sequence ATGGCTGACCAACAGGCAGTAAGTGCGCCAGAACAGCAACCCCAGCAGCCACCGTCGCAGCAGCAGCAAGTCCCGCAACAGCAGCAGCCGGAACAACAAACTCCGCCAAATAATAAATCCACGGCAGCGGCGGCGGCTTCTGTCCCACAGCAGCAGAAGGAAATAATAGCCACAAAGGTAACCGGTGTAGTAAAATGGTTCAATGTGAAAAGCGGATATGGTTTCATTAATCGTGGTGATACACAAGAAGATGTATTTGTTCATCAGTCTGCGATTGCCCGTAACAACCCAAAAAAAGCCGTCCGTTCTGTTGGTGATGGTGAAGTTGTTGAGTTTGACGTTGTTATTGGCGAAAAAGGCAACGAAGCAGCAAATGTTACCGGCCCTCAAGGTGAAGCGGTAAAGGGAAGTCCATACGCCGCTGAAAAACGTCGTGGCTATCGACAGTGGTGGCAGAAGCGTGGTCAGCGTCGTCCCGGCCCTCCAAGATCAAATGAAGATCAAAATGGAGATGGACAATTGGAAGGACAACAGCCGCCGCcacagcaacagcaacaacaacagcagcagccacAGCAACAACAAATGAAACATCAACCGCCACCGCCACAGCAGCGGCGCTTCCCGCCGCGCGGACGTGGAGGATACTCATCCTACTATCGAGGACCTCCACTCCGAGGACCACGCCGTGACGGTCCACCGATGAACGACAATGGAATGATGGACCAAAATCAGATGGATGATGGTCAAAATGGACATCGTCAAAGTGGACGTGGCGGTCAAAGGCGCTTCTTCCGTCGCAACTATCGTAACGGGGGCCGTGCTATGGGTGGTCCAGGAGGTCCTCCACGCCGAGGTGGATACCGTGCAGATTATCAGAATGATTACCAACAGAATGGACCGGAACAACCACGTCGCATGCCACCGGGACGTGGTGGTGGGCGACCTCGATATCCGCGCCGTGGACCACGAAACTCGCAGAGACCGAGAAGCGATGGTGGGGCTGGCGGTAGCAATAGCGCCGTCCAAAATACCACCACCGAAAGCTCAGCATGA